A part of Myxococcus landrumus genomic DNA contains:
- a CDS encoding polymer-forming cytoskeletal protein: MAAPKKHPIPKAKRFSAGTLTAETALALVKKHARGKFAKSSTARAAKRFIEERAAGDRADSDLLHFVGRLTLEEVTLGRRPRIGLLIVEGDLVVKGRYEDSLDPESVVIVTGSLRARDVITRGFLEVHGDLVASQSILFLDNDACGEVFGDVRAPFVYTNQHAVKVHGDVKARLVTGDDKHIRSAGKHVFIEETDRRVRELLSPKLLKVFADEVFEDEEGEEVDPEDPWIDAIDTEKLTAFIRRGGSALAQKSPVRRKKK; encoded by the coding sequence ATGGCCGCACCGAAGAAACATCCGATACCCAAGGCGAAGCGTTTCAGCGCGGGGACACTCACGGCGGAGACCGCGCTGGCGCTGGTGAAGAAACACGCCCGTGGGAAGTTCGCGAAGTCGAGCACCGCGCGCGCCGCGAAGCGTTTCATCGAGGAGCGCGCCGCTGGAGACCGCGCTGACAGCGACCTCCTCCACTTCGTGGGGCGCCTCACCCTCGAGGAAGTCACCCTGGGGCGGCGGCCGCGAATCGGCCTCCTCATCGTCGAAGGCGACCTCGTCGTGAAGGGACGCTACGAGGACTCGCTGGACCCGGAGTCGGTGGTCATCGTCACCGGCTCGCTGCGGGCCCGTGACGTCATCACCCGGGGCTTCCTGGAGGTGCACGGGGACCTGGTCGCCAGCCAGTCCATCCTGTTCCTTGACAACGACGCGTGCGGCGAGGTGTTCGGCGACGTCCGCGCGCCCTTCGTCTACACGAACCAGCACGCGGTGAAGGTGCACGGCGACGTGAAGGCGCGGCTCGTCACCGGCGACGACAAACACATCCGGAGCGCCGGGAAGCACGTGTTCATCGAGGAGACGGACCGCCGCGTCCGCGAGCTGCTCTCGCCGAAGCTGTTGAAGGTCTTCGCCGACGAGGTCTTCGAGGACGAAGAAGGCGAGGAGGTCGACCCCGAAGACCCGTGGATTGACGCCATCGACACGGAGAAGCTCACCGCGTTCATCCGACGGGGCGGGTCCGCGTTGGCGCAGAAGTCGCCTGTTCGTCGGAAGAAGAAGTAG
- a CDS encoding MTAP family purine nucleoside phosphorylase translates to MAVRVGIIGSHGLEQFLGLSGRLESHTLETPFGPHAGPLFSGELDGVSVVYVSRHGQGHLFNATRAPYRANIFALKQLGVTHVLATSTVGSLQEFLPPLQLVIPDQVIDRTYRRPCTFYDDIAVHVELGFPFCGTLRQVLSNAATASGTVVPSQATYVCVEGPSLSTRAESLLYRAWGADLVGMTAMPEARLAREAELHYAVVALPTDHDSWQAQPPGQEEEGLLSRLSHNIQNVTAKGAALIRRALPRIAEAPLACRCDSALAMALWTDRTRIPDEVRSRLRPLLGRYLPPNVV, encoded by the coding sequence ATGGCTGTCAGGGTGGGCATCATCGGGAGCCATGGGCTGGAGCAATTCCTGGGGCTCTCGGGTCGGTTGGAATCGCACACCCTCGAAACCCCCTTCGGCCCTCATGCGGGGCCGCTGTTCTCCGGTGAGCTGGACGGTGTCTCCGTCGTCTATGTCTCCCGCCACGGCCAGGGCCACCTCTTCAACGCCACGCGCGCGCCCTACCGCGCCAACATCTTCGCGCTGAAGCAGCTGGGGGTGACCCACGTGCTCGCCACGAGCACGGTGGGCAGCCTCCAGGAGTTCCTTCCCCCGCTCCAGCTCGTCATTCCGGACCAGGTCATCGACCGCACCTACCGGCGCCCCTGCACGTTCTACGACGACATCGCGGTCCACGTGGAGCTGGGGTTCCCCTTCTGCGGCACGCTCCGCCAGGTCCTCTCCAACGCGGCGACCGCCAGTGGAACCGTCGTGCCTTCCCAGGCGACCTATGTCTGTGTGGAGGGGCCTTCGCTCAGCACGCGCGCGGAGAGCCTGCTGTATCGGGCCTGGGGCGCGGACCTGGTGGGGATGACGGCCATGCCCGAGGCGCGGCTCGCGCGCGAGGCGGAGCTTCACTACGCCGTGGTGGCGCTGCCCACGGACCATGACTCATGGCAGGCGCAGCCTCCGGGGCAGGAGGAAGAGGGCCTGTTGTCGCGGCTGTCGCACAACATCCAGAACGTCACCGCCAAGGGGGCCGCGCTCATCCGGCGCGCGTTGCCTCGAATCGCCGAGGCGCCTTTGGCCTGTCGTTGTGACTCCGCGCTGGCCATGGCGCTGTGGACCGACCGCACCCGCATCCCCGACGAGGTGCGCTCCCGCCTTCGTCCCCTGCTAGGCCGCTATCTGCCACCCAATGTCGTCTAG
- the queG gene encoding tRNA epoxyqueuosine(34) reductase QueG has translation MLPTAHLRDLARSVGFDLVGFARAEPIPPQFLMEWLEAGFAADMDWMRERADERLDVAKLLPGAKTVISFVNNYWRDDEESVGSPIARYARGRDYHSTLRDRMKAFRKAITVMFPGLGSYGSVDSGPLMEKVWAARAGLGYVGKNGCFITEPYGSWVLLATLIIDAEVDDYASGPAADRCGACRRCLMSCPTGALVGNGQVNAGACLSYQTIENREQQVPEAFRLKFDNLIFGCDICQQVCPLNRRPVFAEHPRFAPRAVAELGTLELAGLTQTQYEQLIPGTALARARYDGLRRNAVYALGVARQAESRHLLEKLSGDSSELVRTAAQWALRQLDP, from the coding sequence GTGCTGCCCACCGCGCATCTTCGTGACCTGGCAAGGTCTGTCGGCTTCGACCTCGTCGGGTTCGCGCGGGCCGAGCCCATTCCTCCCCAGTTCCTCATGGAGTGGTTGGAGGCGGGGTTCGCCGCGGACATGGATTGGATGAGGGAGCGGGCGGACGAACGCCTGGATGTGGCGAAGCTGCTCCCGGGCGCGAAGACGGTCATCTCCTTCGTCAACAACTACTGGCGCGACGACGAGGAGTCGGTGGGCTCGCCCATCGCCCGGTATGCGCGGGGGCGCGACTACCACTCCACGCTGCGCGACCGGATGAAGGCGTTTCGCAAGGCCATCACCGTGATGTTCCCGGGGCTGGGCTCGTACGGGAGCGTGGACAGCGGCCCGTTGATGGAGAAGGTGTGGGCGGCGCGCGCGGGCCTGGGCTACGTGGGGAAGAATGGCTGTTTCATCACGGAGCCGTATGGCTCGTGGGTGCTGCTGGCCACGCTCATCATCGACGCGGAGGTGGATGACTACGCGTCGGGCCCCGCGGCGGACCGGTGTGGCGCGTGCCGGCGCTGCTTGATGTCGTGTCCCACGGGCGCGCTGGTGGGCAACGGGCAGGTGAATGCCGGGGCGTGTCTGTCCTACCAGACCATCGAGAACCGCGAGCAGCAGGTCCCCGAGGCGTTCCGGCTCAAGTTCGACAACCTCATCTTCGGCTGCGACATCTGTCAGCAGGTGTGTCCGCTCAACCGGCGGCCGGTGTTCGCGGAGCACCCGCGCTTCGCGCCTCGAGCGGTGGCGGAGCTGGGGACGCTGGAGCTGGCGGGCCTGACGCAGACGCAGTACGAGCAGCTCATCCCCGGAACCGCGTTGGCACGCGCACGCTACGATGGGCTTCGCCGGAACGCGGTGTATGCCTTGGGAGTAGCCAGGCAGGCGGAGTCGCGGCACCTGCTCGAAAAGCTCAGCGGCGATTCGAGTGAATTGGTACGTACCGCCGCGCAATGGGCGCTTCGCCAGCTCGACCCCTGA
- a CDS encoding cob(I)yrinic acid a,c-diamide adenosyltransferase, translating into MKIYTKAGDTGETGLFGGGRVAKDDARVDAYGEVDELNAVLGVARAAGQMPQELDALLQRLQDQLFTVGAVMATPAGTKASAYLPPLKESWAEDMEQSIDRFEAELPKMTHFILPGGTPASAALHLARTVCRRAERRAVPLLRDGTIPKDVVVFLNRLSDLLFVMARVANHRANVPDVKWIPEKSS; encoded by the coding sequence ATGAAGATCTACACGAAGGCGGGTGACACGGGCGAGACGGGGCTGTTCGGCGGTGGCCGAGTCGCCAAGGACGACGCGCGCGTGGATGCCTACGGCGAGGTCGACGAGCTCAACGCGGTGCTCGGCGTCGCGCGTGCCGCGGGCCAGATGCCGCAGGAGCTGGACGCGCTGTTGCAGCGCCTCCAGGACCAGCTCTTCACGGTGGGCGCGGTGATGGCGACGCCCGCGGGCACGAAGGCGTCCGCGTACCTGCCGCCGCTCAAGGAGAGCTGGGCGGAGGACATGGAGCAGTCCATCGACCGCTTCGAGGCGGAGCTGCCGAAGATGACCCACTTCATCCTGCCGGGAGGCACGCCCGCCTCCGCCGCGCTGCACCTGGCTCGCACCGTGTGCCGCCGGGCCGAGCGCCGCGCCGTCCCGCTGCTGCGCGACGGGACGATTCCCAAGGACGTGGTGGTTTTCCTGAACAGACTCTCCGACCTGCTCTTCGTCATGGCGCGCGTGGCCAACCACCGCGCGAATGTCCCGGACGTGAAGTGGATTCCCGAGAAGTCGTCCTAG
- a CDS encoding dihydrofolate reductase has translation MRLSAIVAMASNRVIGTQNQLPWRLPPDLARFKRLTMGHTLVMGRKTYESIGRPLPGRTTVVITRQRDFAPPGVTVAHSVDEALQSAESRGDDEVFIAGGADLYAQTMARIQRLYLTRIAREYPGDVFFPDVDLSGWRLVEEEQHPEGDLPFAFLTYER, from the coding sequence ATGAGGCTCTCGGCCATCGTCGCCATGGCGTCCAACCGCGTCATCGGCACCCAGAACCAGCTCCCCTGGCGACTGCCTCCGGACCTGGCGCGCTTCAAGCGCCTCACGATGGGCCACACGCTCGTCATGGGCCGCAAGACGTACGAGTCCATCGGCCGTCCGCTGCCGGGCCGCACCACCGTGGTCATCACGCGCCAGCGGGACTTCGCTCCCCCTGGCGTGACGGTGGCCCACTCCGTCGACGAGGCCCTTCAATCCGCCGAGTCGCGCGGCGATGACGAGGTCTTCATCGCGGGAGGCGCGGACCTCTACGCGCAGACGATGGCGCGCATCCAGCGCCTGTACCTCACGCGCATCGCCCGCGAGTACCCCGGCGATGTCTTCTTTCCGGACGTGGACCTGTCTGGCTGGCGGCTCGTCGAGGAGGAGCAGCACCCCGAGGGAGACCTCCCCTTCGCGTTCCTCACCTACGAGCGCTGA
- a CDS encoding DMT family transporter, with translation MGASPARPLNSSAQSLRWVYAGLLVQVCISAGTYLFAKRSMAELPPLTVVLWRFFLSGGVFAVMLAVMPGPRLPPRHEWRRVFILGLLAGPVNQVFFFTGLSRSTAAHGALLYALTPLGVYLLGLMRGHERASRRTLMGIATAFAGVVVLLLGRGLAEASGSLVGDLLILCAVVAWVVYTTEGKGFVAVHGPLRATVWCMMMSSLLMLPFAPFVMETERVMASSLAAKGGILYLGLLTSVVAYLLWYYALSKVSPARVAIFSNLQPAATALAAWALLDESLHWELAVGGGLVLLGVRLTQMAVAPPAPQTPLPSVQGRPAT, from the coding sequence ATGGGCGCTTCGCCAGCTCGACCCCTGAATTCCTCCGCGCAGTCCCTTCGTTGGGTGTACGCGGGCCTCCTCGTCCAGGTCTGCATCAGCGCGGGAACGTACCTCTTCGCGAAGCGGTCCATGGCGGAGCTGCCGCCGCTCACCGTGGTGCTGTGGCGCTTCTTCCTCAGCGGAGGCGTGTTCGCGGTGATGCTGGCGGTGATGCCCGGGCCCCGGCTGCCGCCGCGTCACGAGTGGCGCCGCGTCTTCATCCTCGGGCTGCTGGCCGGCCCGGTGAACCAGGTGTTCTTCTTCACCGGCTTGTCTCGCTCCACCGCCGCGCATGGCGCGCTGCTGTATGCGCTCACGCCGCTGGGGGTGTATCTGCTCGGCCTGATGCGTGGGCATGAGCGTGCTTCACGCCGGACGCTGATGGGCATCGCCACGGCGTTCGCGGGTGTGGTGGTGCTGCTGTTGGGGCGCGGGCTGGCGGAGGCGAGCGGCTCGCTGGTGGGCGACCTGCTCATCCTGTGCGCGGTGGTGGCGTGGGTCGTCTACACGACCGAGGGCAAGGGCTTCGTCGCCGTGCACGGGCCGCTGCGCGCGACGGTGTGGTGCATGATGATGTCCTCGCTGCTGATGCTGCCCTTCGCGCCGTTCGTGATGGAGACGGAGCGGGTGATGGCCTCCAGCCTGGCGGCGAAGGGCGGCATCCTCTACCTGGGCCTGCTGACGTCCGTGGTGGCGTACCTGCTCTGGTACTACGCGCTGTCCAAGGTGTCGCCCGCGCGCGTGGCCATCTTCTCCAACCTCCAGCCCGCGGCCACGGCATTGGCGGCGTGGGCCTTGTTGGATGAGTCCCTCCACTGGGAGCTCGCGGTGGGCGGAGGGCTGGTGCTGTTGGGGGTGCGGCTCACGCAGATGGCGGTGGCGCCGCCCGCGCCGCAGACGCCCCTGCCTTCCGTGCAGGGGCGCCCGGCGACGTAG
- a CDS encoding ATP-grasp domain-containing protein: MLRAGEDLLQVEERLWVLTAPTGKGIYDFGFDRFFACRRPYQLPASLEVVARVGVWNDYEVRYRELAAEGVTLVHSPEQHLLATELPYWYPRLMDLTPRSVWFDERPAAKTVETELGWPVFVKGARQTSRHRKSLSIIEGPEQFEVAMAAYATDPILHWQRVVCRELRPLRRVEEGAPDRIPSSFEFRTFWWRGELVGWGPYWWQGTPYTMTEAEQHEALGLGREVARRVDVPFLVVDVAQEVSGRWMVIECNDGQESGYAGVSPFALWRNILDLELKRSR; encoded by the coding sequence ATGCTTCGTGCGGGAGAGGACTTGTTGCAGGTGGAGGAGCGGCTGTGGGTGCTGACCGCGCCCACGGGCAAGGGCATCTACGACTTCGGCTTCGACAGGTTCTTCGCCTGTCGTCGCCCGTACCAACTGCCCGCGTCCCTCGAAGTGGTGGCACGCGTTGGCGTGTGGAACGACTACGAGGTTCGCTACCGCGAGCTGGCGGCGGAGGGCGTGACGCTGGTGCATTCACCGGAGCAGCACCTGCTGGCCACGGAGCTGCCGTACTGGTACCCCCGGCTCATGGACCTCACGCCGCGCAGCGTCTGGTTCGATGAGCGTCCGGCCGCGAAGACCGTGGAGACCGAGCTGGGCTGGCCCGTCTTCGTGAAGGGTGCGCGGCAGACGAGCCGCCACCGCAAGTCCCTCTCCATCATCGAGGGACCCGAGCAGTTCGAGGTCGCGATGGCGGCCTATGCGACGGACCCCATCCTCCACTGGCAACGCGTGGTGTGCCGCGAGCTGCGGCCCTTGCGCCGGGTGGAGGAGGGCGCGCCGGACCGCATCCCCAGCTCGTTTGAGTTCCGCACCTTCTGGTGGCGCGGGGAGCTGGTGGGCTGGGGGCCCTACTGGTGGCAGGGGACGCCGTACACGATGACGGAGGCCGAGCAGCATGAAGCGCTTGGCCTGGGCCGCGAGGTGGCACGCCGGGTCGACGTGCCGTTCCTCGTGGTGGATGTGGCGCAGGAGGTCTCCGGCCGCTGGATGGTCATCGAGTGCAATGACGGCCAGGAGAGTGGCTACGCGGGTGTCTCGCCATTCGCGCTGTGGCGAAACATCCTGGACCTGGAGCTGAAGCGCTCCAGGTGA
- a CDS encoding endo alpha-1,4 polygalactosaminidase → MQVVKWLMWTGLALLAACSDPEGRGALDEERDAILPDARTLTCTTLQVERGSIGSGQSQQALHTQTLSGTQDRWAEYVEFAANSAVTCTYSLPSDVGSGAILAAEVGVNYRGPAKSQMRWVFEAWDTTTNAWVIVGDNVFAQSWKWTAASLPLSNPARFFSNGTLKLRYHTASSADASQLDLLVVRVQAPSTDAGSPTDAGSPTDAGTPTDAGTPTDAGTQVPWEGVSSFTYQLTNYKDGKLDEIAASKFDLAIVELSRDGSTGYFTAAEISALKARGKQVLAYFEIGAIEEYRPEWPQVPADLKLGPVDGWPDEQYVKYWDERWWPIVQGRIDQALAAGFTGCYLDMVVTYEEIAANAAGTNRADLAKKMVALIARVSQYAKARNPAFKVVPQNSPELIDNTGYLPAIDGLGMEDMYWSDDTACSADWCAENRANAARVRAAGKLVLSTDYAIQPANVADAYTRSRAAGFVPYVSVRDLNQMTVNAGWDPQ, encoded by the coding sequence ATGCAAGTCGTGAAGTGGTTGATGTGGACCGGCCTGGCGCTGCTCGCGGCCTGTAGCGACCCCGAGGGCCGTGGCGCACTCGATGAGGAGCGGGACGCGATTCTCCCCGACGCCCGGACGCTCACCTGCACCACCCTCCAGGTCGAGCGCGGCTCCATCGGCTCGGGACAGAGCCAGCAGGCACTGCACACCCAGACGCTCTCCGGCACGCAGGACCGCTGGGCCGAGTACGTCGAGTTCGCCGCCAACAGCGCCGTCACCTGCACCTACTCGCTCCCCTCGGACGTGGGCAGCGGCGCCATCCTCGCGGCCGAAGTGGGCGTGAACTACCGAGGCCCCGCCAAGTCCCAGATGCGTTGGGTGTTCGAGGCCTGGGACACCACGACGAATGCCTGGGTCATCGTGGGTGACAACGTCTTCGCGCAATCGTGGAAGTGGACCGCCGCGTCCTTGCCCCTGTCCAACCCCGCGCGGTTCTTCTCCAACGGCACGCTCAAGCTTCGCTACCACACGGCCTCCTCGGCGGATGCATCGCAGCTCGACCTGCTCGTCGTGCGCGTCCAGGCCCCGAGCACCGACGCGGGTTCCCCCACCGACGCGGGCTCGCCCACCGACGCGGGCACGCCGACCGACGCGGGCACGCCGACCGACGCGGGGACCCAGGTTCCCTGGGAGGGCGTGAGCAGCTTTACGTACCAGCTCACGAACTACAAAGACGGCAAGCTCGATGAAATCGCGGCGTCGAAGTTCGACCTCGCCATCGTGGAGCTCTCGCGCGATGGGTCGACGGGCTACTTCACCGCCGCGGAGATCTCCGCGCTCAAGGCCCGAGGCAAACAGGTCCTCGCCTACTTCGAGATTGGCGCCATCGAGGAGTACCGCCCCGAGTGGCCTCAGGTGCCCGCGGACTTGAAGCTGGGCCCCGTCGACGGCTGGCCCGACGAGCAGTACGTGAAGTACTGGGACGAGCGCTGGTGGCCCATCGTCCAGGGCCGCATCGACCAGGCGCTCGCGGCGGGCTTCACCGGCTGCTACCTCGACATGGTCGTCACGTACGAGGAGATTGCCGCCAACGCCGCGGGCACCAACCGCGCGGACCTCGCGAAGAAGATGGTGGCCCTCATCGCGCGCGTGAGCCAGTACGCCAAGGCGCGCAACCCCGCCTTCAAGGTCGTGCCGCAGAACTCCCCCGAGCTCATCGACAACACGGGCTACCTCCCCGCCATCGACGGGCTCGGCATGGAGGACATGTACTGGTCCGATGACACCGCGTGCAGCGCCGACTGGTGCGCGGAGAACCGAGCCAACGCCGCACGCGTGCGCGCCGCGGGCAAGCTGGTGCTGTCCACCGACTACGCCATCCAGCCCGCGAATGTCGCGGACGCATACACGCGCTCTCGCGCCGCGGGCTTCGTCCCCTACGTCTCCGTCCGCGACTTGAACCAGATGACGGTGAACGCGGGCTGGGACCCGCAGTAG
- a CDS encoding cytochrome c/FTR1 family iron permease, whose product MNHVVRVALCLMFVLPLSASAAEDGSDERTWHRLVGILQYLEADYPAAIASKSEFELAEQKSFAAEAVDAAEGLGAAGAVFVPRVKAIQARVDLSSDAEGVSRDCGALVEDLVLAGGLARSPRHPPDLKRGEQLYQTNCAACHAADGSANVAIATTMEPLPANFQDAELMGGLTPYKAFNTTSFGVPGTAMPAYPTLTEDERWSLAFFVFTMRLPPCEGTPPRASLERLANATDDDLVKMFGAEHLACLRRKLPEVDEERSLMTARDGVQEAMRQGAAGNMAGAKAALLDAYLNGLEPVEPKLSARNSALVLKLEKGFLAARLAAENGSPTLQDEGRELVSLLDQARRDSGSTSDLMSTLWLTVLILLREGFEATIIVAALLAALKKMKATEHVRVVHAGWVSALVLGAVAYVLGRHLLAGAQREWMEGLAALAAVVMLVYAALWLNARSNMSQFMGELRQKMQGALGRGSLVGLFFIAFTAVLRESFETAIFLQGLALDSPAGVAWGSLVGAVALGILVLFINRLGFRLPMKTLFNVSTGVLVVTAVMLLGKGLHSLQEVGALPLMPVPFVTVDLLGLYPDLVSLLPQVVLAAVPLVLVVLRRKARAAQVSGVSAS is encoded by the coding sequence ATGAATCACGTGGTCCGCGTCGCTCTGTGCCTGATGTTCGTTTTGCCCTTGTCAGCGTCGGCTGCCGAGGACGGCTCGGATGAGCGGACCTGGCATCGGTTGGTGGGCATCCTCCAGTACCTGGAGGCTGACTATCCGGCCGCCATCGCGTCGAAGTCCGAGTTCGAGCTGGCGGAGCAGAAGAGCTTCGCGGCGGAGGCCGTGGACGCGGCCGAGGGACTGGGCGCGGCTGGGGCCGTCTTCGTTCCCCGGGTGAAGGCCATCCAGGCGCGCGTGGACCTGTCGAGCGACGCCGAGGGCGTCAGCCGGGACTGCGGCGCGCTGGTGGAGGACCTGGTGCTCGCGGGGGGCCTGGCGCGCAGCCCGCGTCACCCGCCCGACTTGAAGCGCGGCGAGCAGCTCTATCAGACGAACTGCGCGGCCTGTCACGCGGCGGATGGCAGCGCCAACGTGGCCATCGCCACGACCATGGAGCCCCTGCCCGCCAACTTCCAGGACGCGGAGCTGATGGGCGGCCTCACGCCCTACAAGGCCTTCAACACCACCAGCTTCGGCGTGCCCGGCACGGCGATGCCCGCCTACCCCACGCTGACCGAGGACGAGCGCTGGTCGCTGGCCTTCTTCGTCTTCACCATGCGCCTGCCGCCGTGCGAGGGCACTCCGCCGCGCGCGTCGCTGGAGCGGCTGGCGAACGCCACCGATGACGACCTGGTGAAGATGTTCGGCGCGGAGCACCTCGCGTGTCTGCGCCGCAAGCTGCCCGAGGTCGACGAGGAGCGCTCACTGATGACCGCGCGCGACGGCGTGCAGGAGGCCATGCGGCAGGGCGCGGCGGGGAACATGGCCGGCGCCAAGGCGGCGCTGCTGGATGCCTACCTCAACGGCCTGGAGCCGGTGGAGCCCAAGCTGAGCGCGCGCAACTCGGCGCTGGTGCTCAAGCTGGAGAAGGGCTTCCTCGCGGCGCGCCTCGCCGCGGAGAACGGCAGCCCGACGTTGCAGGACGAGGGCCGGGAGCTGGTGTCGCTGCTGGACCAGGCGCGCCGGGACAGCGGCAGCACGTCCGACCTGATGTCCACGCTGTGGCTCACCGTGCTCATCCTGCTGCGCGAGGGCTTCGAGGCCACCATCATCGTCGCGGCGCTACTGGCGGCCCTGAAGAAGATGAAGGCCACCGAGCACGTGCGCGTGGTGCACGCGGGCTGGGTGTCCGCGCTGGTGCTGGGCGCCGTGGCCTACGTGCTGGGCCGCCACCTGCTCGCGGGCGCGCAGCGCGAGTGGATGGAGGGCCTGGCCGCGCTCGCCGCCGTGGTCATGCTGGTGTACGCCGCGCTGTGGCTCAACGCGCGCTCCAACATGAGCCAGTTCATGGGAGAGCTGCGCCAGAAGATGCAGGGCGCGCTGGGCAGGGGCAGCCTGGTGGGCCTGTTCTTCATCGCCTTCACCGCCGTGCTGCGCGAGAGCTTCGAGACGGCCATCTTCCTCCAGGGCCTCGCGCTGGACTCCCCCGCGGGCGTGGCCTGGGGCTCGCTGGTGGGCGCGGTGGCGCTGGGCATCCTGGTCCTCTTCATCAACCGGCTGGGCTTCCGCCTGCCGATGAAGACGCTGTTCAACGTGTCCACCGGGGTGCTCGTCGTCACCGCCGTGATGCTCCTGGGCAAGGGCCTGCACTCGCTCCAGGAGGTCGGCGCGCTGCCGCTCATGCCCGTGCCCTTCGTCACGGTGGACCTGCTCGGCCTCTATCCCGACCTCGTCTCGCTGCTACCCCAGGTGGTACTGGCCGCCGTGCCCCTGGTCCTGGTGGTGCTGCGGCGAAAGGCCCGCGCCGCGCAGGTCTCCGGAGTGTCCGCCAG
- a CDS encoding thymidylate synthase — MQPYLNLLDHVLKHGTKKGDRTGTGTLSVFGAQLRFDLTRGFPLVTTKKLHTKSIFHELLWMLAGDTNVRTLQAQGVTIWDEWANAQGELGPVYGHQWRSWSAPDGQHIDQMKTLVEGLKKNPDSRRHIVSAWNVADLPDMKLPPCHVLFQFYVADGRLSCQLYQRSADLFLGLPFNIASYAALTMMVAQVTGLQAHEFIHTIGDAHLYLNHVEQAREQLSREPRPLPRLRLNPHVKDLFAFKYEDLTLEAYEPHPAIKAPVAV; from the coding sequence ATGCAGCCCTACCTGAACCTGCTCGACCACGTCCTGAAGCATGGGACGAAGAAGGGCGACCGCACCGGCACGGGCACCCTGAGCGTCTTCGGTGCCCAGTTGCGGTTCGACCTGACGCGGGGCTTCCCGCTCGTCACCACGAAGAAGCTGCACACGAAGTCCATCTTCCACGAGCTGCTGTGGATGCTCGCGGGCGACACCAACGTGCGCACGCTCCAGGCCCAGGGCGTCACCATCTGGGACGAGTGGGCCAACGCCCAGGGCGAGCTGGGCCCCGTCTACGGCCACCAGTGGCGCTCGTGGAGCGCGCCGGACGGCCAGCACATCGACCAGATGAAGACCCTGGTCGAGGGGCTGAAGAAGAACCCGGACTCGCGCCGGCACATCGTCAGCGCGTGGAACGTGGCGGACCTGCCGGACATGAAGCTGCCGCCCTGCCACGTCCTCTTCCAGTTCTACGTGGCCGACGGCCGCCTCTCCTGCCAGCTCTACCAGCGCAGCGCGGACCTGTTCCTCGGCCTGCCCTTCAACATCGCCTCCTACGCGGCCCTGACGATGATGGTCGCGCAGGTGACGGGACTCCAGGCGCACGAGTTCATCCACACCATCGGCGACGCGCACCTGTACCTCAATCACGTCGAGCAGGCCCGCGAGCAGCTCTCGCGAGAGCCTCGGCCGCTGCCCCGCCTGCGCCTCAACCCGCACGTGAAGGACCTCTTCGCGTTCAAGTACGAGGACCTCACGCTGGAAGCCTACGAGCCCCACCCCGCCATCAAGGCGCCCGTGGCCGTATGA
- a CDS encoding YihY/virulence factor BrkB family protein, whose amino-acid sequence MRLPRLKDLTWREFIRRFVKELQEDTVTDLAAQLSYYLLFSLFPFLFFLVTLVAYLPFAPGAVDAMLDRLRPLVPTQALDVVTQHLTSLVSQQQPKLLTVGLLVALWSASRGVDALRKALNLAYDVPESRPLWRTEGLAVFLTLVGTLLIPLSFAVFLLGGRLGEWLAARMHVQEAFHVVWSWVRWPFTAALVMLVLSLCYYLLPDVKHRFRYFTPGSVIGTLAWMASTWGFTQYVEHFGKYNVTYGSIGGVVVLMLWLYISGLVFILGGELNAVLAHAKGEVMAKEAGALPVPAHHVTPGAAKRGEAPRSRLAFWRWRRRSPRGTSSEPPESEHGRPPSSSLH is encoded by the coding sequence ATGCGGTTGCCGCGACTCAAGGACCTCACCTGGCGTGAGTTCATCCGGCGCTTCGTGAAGGAGCTCCAGGAGGACACCGTCACGGACCTCGCGGCGCAGCTCTCGTACTACCTCCTGTTCTCGCTGTTCCCGTTCCTCTTCTTCCTCGTCACGTTGGTGGCGTACCTGCCGTTTGCTCCTGGGGCGGTGGACGCGATGTTGGACCGCCTCCGCCCGCTGGTGCCCACGCAGGCGCTGGACGTGGTGACGCAGCACCTGACGTCCCTGGTGTCCCAGCAGCAGCCCAAGCTGCTCACGGTGGGTCTGCTGGTGGCGCTGTGGTCGGCCTCGCGCGGAGTGGATGCCCTGCGCAAGGCGCTCAACCTGGCCTACGACGTGCCGGAGTCACGCCCCCTCTGGAGGACGGAGGGGCTGGCCGTGTTCTTGACGCTGGTGGGGACGCTGCTGATTCCGCTGTCCTTCGCCGTCTTCCTGTTGGGGGGCAGGCTGGGGGAGTGGCTGGCGGCGAGGATGCATGTCCAGGAGGCGTTTCACGTCGTCTGGTCTTGGGTGCGCTGGCCCTTCACCGCGGCGCTGGTGATGTTGGTGTTGTCACTCTGTTACTACCTGCTGCCGGACGTGAAACATCGCTTCAGGTACTTCACCCCGGGCTCCGTCATCGGGACGCTGGCGTGGATGGCGAGCACCTGGGGCTTCACGCAGTACGTGGAGCACTTCGGCAAGTACAACGTCACCTATGGCTCCATCGGTGGCGTGGTGGTGCTGATGTTGTGGCTCTACATCTCCGGGCTCGTGTTCATCCTGGGCGGAGAGCTCAACGCCGTCCTCGCTCACGCGAAGGGGGAGGTGATGGCGAAGGAGGCGGGGGCCCTGCCCGTGCCGGCGCATCACGTCACGCCGGGGGCAGCCAAGCGAGGGGAGGCGCCTCGCTCCAGGCTTGCGTTCTGGCGCTGGCGGCGGCGTTCTCCGCGAGGGACTTCCTCCGAGCCGCCCGAGTCGGAGCACGGGCGGCCTCCCTCGTCCTCACTGCACTGA